The following are encoded in a window of Saccharothrix longispora genomic DNA:
- a CDS encoding transposase family protein produces the protein MRYQSTTGLPPADLRELTARIRQLLPDPDRRRGRPPALSTHRSVPLTLILLRQNLPQTLAADLFGISQPTVSRTLHRIAPLIGQVLCPHTPHLPDLLPRLTAVLLDGTLIPTGNRAHPDPRPTDGTRRRPHPDYNGKHREQGRSVQVPTDPHGRLLAVTPPLPGGTHDSRAHHLTGLDDLLHTTPTIADLGYQGTDAIIPRRKRPGHTEHTPTDQAWNTLIAQHRWPVERAIAHLKNWKILATGYRGRLADLATIIRIVTCLEFYRLGW, from the coding sequence TTGCGCTACCAGTCTACGACCGGGCTCCCCCCGGCCGACCTCCGGGAACTGACCGCCCGGATCCGCCAACTCCTGCCCGACCCCGACCGGCGGCGCGGTCGCCCGCCGGCGCTGAGCACGCACCGGTCGGTGCCGCTCACCCTGATCCTGCTGCGCCAGAACCTGCCCCAGACCCTGGCCGCGGACCTGTTCGGCATCTCCCAACCCACCGTCTCCCGCACCCTGCACCGCATCGCCCCGCTGATCGGACAGGTGCTGTGCCCACACACCCCGCACCTGCCCGACCTGCTGCCCCGCCTCACCGCGGTACTGCTCGACGGCACCCTGATCCCCACCGGCAACCGCGCCCACCCCGACCCCCGACCCACCGACGGGACCCGCCGCCGACCACACCCCGACTACAACGGCAAACACCGCGAACAGGGCCGGTCCGTGCAGGTCCCCACCGACCCGCACGGCCGCCTGCTCGCCGTCACCCCACCCCTGCCCGGCGGCACCCACGACAGCCGCGCCCACCACCTGACCGGCCTGGACGACCTGCTGCACACCACCCCCACCATCGCCGACCTCGGCTACCAGGGCACCGACGCGATCATCCCGCGCCGCAAACGCCCCGGCCACACCGAACACACCCCCACCGACCAGGCCTGGAACACCCTCATCGCCCAACACCGATGGCCCGTCGAACGCGCCATCGCCCACCTGAAGAACTGGAAAATCCTCGCCACCGGCTACCGCGGACGACTCGCCGACCTGGCCACCATCATCCGCATCGTGACCTGCCTGGAGTTCTACCGCCTCGGCTGGTGA
- a CDS encoding coenzyme F420-0:L-glutamate ligase, with protein MADHASPALTILPVTGLPEFRPGDDLAAALASAAPWLADGDVVVVTSKVLSKVEGRLVPVPTDPGERDAVRREWVRAEAVRVIARRGRTLITENRLGVVQAASGVDASNVAGDEIALLPLDPDGSAGALRAALRGLLGVSVAVVVTDTMGRAWRVGQTDAAIGASGLGVLHRYAGSVDGQGNELVVTEVAVADEVAAAADLVKGKLGGVPVAVVRGLSPVDDGSSARDLARPVEDDLFRLGTAEAVAQGRAEAVLLRRSVRSFAAEPVDVDALRRAVGAALTAPAPHHTRPVRFVRPTTRRAALLDAMRERWVADLRGDGLSEEAIARRTARGDFLRDAPEVLLPFLVREGAHDYPDERRASAERTMFTVAGGAAVQGLLVALAAEGLGSCWVSSTIFCPDVVRAALDLPATWEPLGAVAVGVPGTPLTPRPPRDLEGFVEL; from the coding sequence TTGGCTGACCACGCCTCGCCCGCCCTGACGATCCTGCCGGTGACCGGGCTGCCGGAGTTCCGGCCCGGTGACGACCTGGCGGCGGCGCTCGCGTCGGCCGCGCCGTGGCTGGCCGACGGCGACGTGGTCGTCGTCACCTCCAAGGTGCTGTCCAAAGTGGAGGGTCGGCTGGTGCCCGTGCCCACCGACCCCGGGGAGCGCGACGCCGTGCGCCGGGAGTGGGTGCGGGCCGAGGCGGTGCGCGTGATCGCGCGGCGCGGCCGGACCCTCATCACGGAGAACAGGCTGGGCGTGGTGCAGGCCGCGTCCGGGGTGGACGCGTCCAACGTGGCCGGTGACGAGATCGCGCTGCTGCCGCTGGACCCGGACGGGTCGGCCGGCGCGCTGCGGGCGGCGCTGCGCGGGCTGCTGGGCGTGTCCGTGGCGGTCGTGGTGACCGACACGATGGGCCGGGCGTGGCGGGTGGGCCAGACGGACGCCGCGATCGGCGCGTCCGGGCTGGGCGTGCTGCACCGGTACGCCGGCTCGGTCGACGGCCAGGGCAACGAGCTGGTGGTGACCGAGGTCGCGGTGGCCGACGAGGTCGCCGCCGCCGCCGACCTGGTCAAGGGCAAGCTCGGCGGGGTGCCGGTGGCGGTGGTGCGCGGCCTGTCGCCCGTCGACGACGGTTCGTCGGCCCGCGACCTGGCCCGCCCGGTCGAGGACGACCTGTTCCGGCTGGGCACGGCCGAGGCGGTCGCGCAGGGCCGGGCGGAGGCGGTGCTGCTGCGCCGGTCGGTGCGCTCGTTCGCGGCGGAGCCGGTGGACGTCGACGCGCTTCGGCGGGCCGTGGGCGCCGCCCTGACCGCGCCCGCGCCGCACCACACGCGGCCGGTGCGGTTCGTGCGGCCGACGACGCGGCGAGCGGCGCTGCTGGACGCGATGCGCGAGCGGTGGGTGGCCGACCTGCGCGGCGACGGGCTGTCCGAGGAGGCGATCGCCCGCCGCACGGCGCGCGGCGACTTCCTGCGGGACGCGCCGGAGGTCCTGCTGCCGTTCCTGGTGCGCGAGGGCGCGCACGACTACCCGGACGAGCGGCGCGCGTCGGCCGAGCGGACGATGTTCACCGTGGCCGGCGGCGCCGCCGTGCAGGGCCTGCTGGTCGCGCTGGCGGCCGAGGGCCTGGGCTCGTGCTGGGTGTCGTCGACGATCTTCTGCCCGGACGTGGTGCGCGCGGCGCTGGACCTGCCGGCGACGTGGGAGCCGCTGGGGGCGGTGGCGGTCGGCGTGCCCGGGACGCCGCTGACCCCGCGCCCGCCCCGTGACCTCGAAGGGTTCGTGGAGCTGTGA
- a CDS encoding WhiB family transcriptional regulator, which produces MFDAADEQDWQERALCAQTDPEAFFPEKGGSTREAKRICLGCEVRSECLEYALQHDERFGIWGGLSERERRKLKKRAV; this is translated from the coding sequence ATGTTCGACGCGGCCGACGAGCAGGACTGGCAGGAGCGCGCCCTGTGCGCGCAGACGGACCCCGAGGCGTTCTTCCCCGAGAAGGGCGGCTCCACCAGGGAGGCCAAGCGGATCTGCCTCGGCTGCGAAGTGCGCTCCGAATGCCTGGAGTACGCGTTGCAGCACGACGAGCGTTTCGGCATCTGGGGCGGCCTGTCCGAGCGCGAGCGGAGGAAGCTCAAGAAGCGCGCCGTGTGA
- a CDS encoding glycosyltransferase translates to MTSGAAPRLRTAPVLAVLVCHDGERWLGTALSALRRQRPRPRHVIAVDTGSVDGTAKLLADAAEGTDRVIDGVLTLPRGTGFGEAVHAAAEHAVQRWGDPGSWLWLLHDDCAPEPDCLSALLTAAEVSPSAAVLGPLALDWADPRLAVEAGLSTDSSGHRQTGIDGPEPVASGYFEQSTEALAVPSAGSLVRRAVWEALDGYDRSMPLLGDDVDFGWRVNLAGHLVLSVPVARMRHARALVRGERRLDAAAARPGPAFRGVDRAHGLRTFLVNCGTPSFLVGLPRLAVLAVLRALGFVLLRRFADAHAEVGALRYLLSGRARLLAGRAERPARGVLRGLFTSRVTRLRNTVRAASAHLIRRRVEADLALGRLPEDGRAGAWSLPPDEERRVVGPAALPAGVLSRRRPVRATGGLRRPAVTVPVGTDAVPADRVPRPSPRPRPSPVPRGSAAPTTGIVFIEVDRARVLRSLLLGPPLLLVLGLALFGLLANASRLGTDLAGGRLLPVGDLATTWSSYLAAWHPVAGGTTAPAPAALAVLGTLGVFVGSPAGLVALLFLADAPLAGLAAYAATRRVPVRRPVRALVAAAYALLPAATSAVGQGRLDVVVVHLLVPVVFAGVVSVLRGGTGAAWLPVASGTALAVAALGAFSPLVHGLVALGALVGFVVVPGRAGDGRRRVASLFVVVLLPVALLLPWPAVVLQNPSVVLHGVGAFAETPVSGVLDLLALRPGGTGALPFVGFAVVAFALFAGVVRPDRSMLAGVAVVVLGGFAVIVLRTVSITPLPGGPAQPGWTGGALVVVGWGLLWVVLAAFRRDAAPVPFARVVSAVGVVAVVGLVCSGFAGLRTGALTADAARLPSTVEQELPRTGRSVLVIGTPTRLVAGRLPAFGDDDLVPVATATARLARWSRDLTGGDPAAARTALAQVAASGVAFVVVPDLAAARRLRDAAGDLVAVTPAMSDGRPVLRVQLAAGNAVLLSPELARRARTGGNPPVELGAPGMAPVEAAPPEVGVQVSEGPEGRLLVLAAEEEPGWRATVDGREVATVRAWGHLVGVTLPATPSEVRVEVSSTLREVLLLLQAAAALFTLLTAIPTRPPRPRP, encoded by the coding sequence TTGACGAGCGGGGCTGCTCCACGGTTGCGCACCGCGCCCGTGCTGGCGGTGCTGGTGTGCCACGACGGCGAGCGGTGGCTCGGCACGGCACTGTCCGCGCTGCGCCGGCAACGCCCCCGGCCCCGGCACGTCATCGCGGTCGACACGGGGTCCGTGGACGGGACCGCGAAGCTGCTCGCCGACGCCGCCGAAGGTACCGATCGAGTGATCGACGGCGTGCTGACGCTGCCGCGCGGGACCGGTTTCGGCGAGGCCGTGCACGCCGCCGCGGAGCACGCCGTGCAGCGGTGGGGCGACCCCGGCTCGTGGCTGTGGCTGCTGCACGACGACTGCGCGCCCGAACCCGACTGCCTGTCCGCGCTGCTGACCGCGGCCGAGGTGTCGCCGTCGGCCGCCGTGCTGGGCCCGCTGGCCCTCGACTGGGCCGACCCGCGCCTCGCCGTGGAGGCCGGGCTGTCCACGGACTCCTCCGGGCACCGGCAGACCGGCATCGACGGCCCCGAACCGGTCGCGTCCGGCTACTTCGAGCAGAGCACCGAGGCCCTGGCGGTGCCGTCGGCCGGGTCGCTGGTCCGCCGCGCGGTGTGGGAGGCGCTCGACGGCTACGACCGGTCGATGCCGCTGCTCGGCGACGACGTCGACTTCGGGTGGCGCGTCAACCTCGCCGGGCACCTGGTGCTGTCCGTCCCGGTCGCCCGGATGCGCCACGCCCGCGCCCTCGTGCGCGGCGAGCGGCGGCTGGACGCCGCGGCGGCCCGACCGGGACCCGCCTTCCGGGGCGTCGACCGGGCGCACGGCCTGCGCACCTTCCTGGTCAACTGCGGGACCCCGTCCTTCCTGGTCGGCCTGCCGCGCCTCGCCGTGCTCGCCGTCCTGCGCGCCCTCGGGTTCGTCCTGCTGCGGCGGTTCGCCGACGCGCACGCCGAGGTCGGCGCGCTGCGCTACCTGCTCAGCGGTCGCGCCCGACTGCTGGCAGGACGCGCCGAACGGCCCGCGCGCGGCGTGCTGCGCGGCCTGTTCACCAGCCGGGTCACCCGGTTGCGCAACACCGTCCGCGCCGCCTCGGCTCACCTGATCAGGCGACGGGTCGAGGCCGACCTGGCGCTCGGCAGGCTGCCCGAGGACGGAAGGGCGGGCGCGTGGTCGCTGCCACCCGACGAGGAGCGGCGGGTGGTCGGCCCGGCCGCGCTGCCCGCGGGCGTGCTGTCCCGCCGGCGTCCCGTGCGGGCGACGGGCGGGCTGCGGCGCCCGGCGGTGACCGTGCCAGTGGGCACCGACGCGGTCCCGGCGGACCGCGTGCCCCGCCCCTCGCCCCGACCGCGCCCGTCGCCGGTGCCGCGGGGGAGCGCCGCCCCGACCACCGGGATCGTGTTCATCGAGGTCGACCGGGCCCGCGTGCTGCGCTCCCTCCTCCTCGGACCGCCGCTGCTGCTCGTGCTCGGGCTCGCCCTCTTCGGGCTGCTGGCCAACGCGTCGCGCCTCGGCACGGACCTCGCCGGCGGCCGGTTGCTGCCGGTCGGCGACCTGGCCACGACGTGGTCGTCCTACCTGGCCGCCTGGCACCCCGTGGCGGGCGGCACCACCGCGCCCGCGCCCGCCGCGCTCGCCGTCCTCGGCACCCTCGGCGTGTTCGTCGGCTCACCCGCCGGGCTGGTCGCCCTGCTGTTCCTCGCGGACGCGCCGCTGGCCGGCCTGGCCGCCTACGCGGCGACGCGGCGGGTGCCCGTGCGGCGGCCCGTGCGCGCCCTCGTGGCCGCCGCGTACGCCCTGCTCCCGGCCGCGACGTCCGCCGTCGGCCAGGGGCGGCTCGACGTGGTCGTGGTGCACCTGCTCGTGCCGGTGGTGTTCGCCGGCGTGGTGTCGGTGCTGCGCGGCGGCACGGGGGCGGCCTGGCTGCCCGTGGCCTCCGGGACCGCGCTGGCCGTCGCCGCGCTCGGCGCGTTCTCGCCGCTCGTGCACGGCCTCGTGGCGCTGGGCGCGCTGGTCGGGTTCGTCGTGGTGCCGGGCCGGGCGGGGGACGGGCGGCGACGGGTGGCGTCGCTGTTCGTGGTCGTGCTGCTGCCCGTGGCGCTGCTGCTGCCGTGGCCCGCCGTGGTGCTCCAGAACCCGTCGGTCGTGCTGCACGGCGTGGGCGCGTTCGCGGAGACACCGGTGTCCGGGGTGCTCGACCTGCTGGCGCTGCGGCCGGGCGGCACGGGCGCGCTGCCGTTCGTCGGGTTCGCGGTGGTGGCGTTCGCCCTGTTCGCGGGCGTGGTGCGGCCGGACCGGTCGATGCTCGCCGGTGTCGCGGTCGTCGTGCTCGGCGGGTTCGCGGTGATCGTGCTGCGGACGGTGTCGATCACCCCGCTGCCCGGCGGCCCCGCCCAGCCCGGCTGGACCGGCGGCGCGCTCGTGGTCGTCGGGTGGGGGCTGCTGTGGGTCGTGCTGGCGGCGTTCCGGCGGGACGCCGCGCCCGTGCCGTTCGCGCGCGTCGTGTCCGCGGTGGGCGTGGTGGCGGTCGTCGGCCTGGTGTGCTCGGGGTTCGCCGGCCTGCGCACCGGCGCGCTGACCGCCGACGCCGCGCGGCTGCCGTCGACCGTGGAGCAGGAGCTGCCGCGCACCGGCCGGTCCGTGCTGGTCATCGGCACGCCCACCAGGCTGGTGGCGGGTCGGCTGCCCGCGTTCGGGGACGACGACCTGGTGCCCGTGGCCACCGCCACGGCCCGGCTGGCGCGGTGGTCGCGCGACCTGACCGGCGGTGATCCCGCCGCCGCTCGGACCGCCCTGGCCCAGGTCGCGGCGTCCGGCGTGGCGTTCGTGGTCGTGCCCGACCTGGCCGCGGCGCGGCGGCTGCGCGACGCCGCGGGCGACCTGGTGGCCGTGACGCCCGCGATGAGCGACGGCCGACCCGTGCTGCGCGTGCAGCTGGCGGCGGGCAACGCCGTGCTGCTGTCCCCGGAACTGGCCCGCCGCGCCCGCACCGGCGGCAACCCGCCCGTGGAGCTGGGCGCACCCGGCATGGCCCCGGTGGAGGCGGCCCCACCGGAAGTGGGCGTCCAGGTCTCCGAGGGCCCCGAGGGCCGCCTCCTGGTCCTGGCGGCCGAAGAGGAGCCGGGCTGGCGCGCCACCGTGGACGGCAGGGAGGTCGCGACCGTCCGGGCCTGGGGTCACCTGGTGGGCGTGACCCTCCCGGCCACCCCCTCAGAGGTCCGCGTGGAGGTCTCCTCGACCTTGCGCGAGGTGCTCCTGCTGCTCCAGGCGGCCGCGGCCCTCTTCACCCTGCTGACCGCGATCCCCACCCGCCCACCCCGCCCCCGCCCCTGA
- a CDS encoding DNA-3-methyladenine glycosylase family protein: MTDLRVAGRTWAPPFPLDLGAVLGPLRRGPGDPSFRTATGSGTGAGVWLTANTPAGPGTLRVRRGDAVEAEGWGPGADWLLDGLPALLGASDDDSAFECHHPLVAEVRRRRPGLRLSATGRVWDALLPAVLEQKVTGTEAHRSYRELCLRFGTAAPGPLPDLRVPPTPRAILSITDWEWHRAGVDGARRRTLVAAARVAHRLEDACALGGEAGRALLRTVPGIGAWTAAEVAQRAWGDADAVSFGDFHVAGLVGWALLGRRIDDDAMAAELAVYAPQRQRAVRYVLAAGLGKPRFGPRSSPRDHRAR; the protein is encoded by the coding sequence GTGACGGACCTCCGGGTGGCCGGCCGGACGTGGGCGCCCCCGTTCCCGCTCGACCTCGGCGCCGTGCTGGGGCCGTTGCGGCGGGGACCGGGGGACCCCTCGTTCCGCACCGCGACGGGGAGCGGGACGGGTGCCGGGGTGTGGCTGACCGCCAACACCCCGGCCGGTCCCGGCACCCTGCGCGTCCGGCGCGGCGACGCGGTGGAGGCCGAGGGGTGGGGGCCGGGGGCCGACTGGCTGCTGGACGGCCTGCCGGCCCTGCTGGGCGCCTCCGACGACGACTCCGCGTTCGAGTGCCACCACCCGCTGGTCGCGGAGGTCCGCCGCCGGCGCCCCGGCCTCAGGCTGTCGGCCACGGGCCGCGTGTGGGACGCCCTGCTGCCCGCCGTGCTGGAGCAGAAGGTGACCGGCACCGAGGCCCACCGCTCGTACCGCGAGCTGTGCCTGCGCTTCGGCACGGCGGCGCCCGGCCCGCTGCCCGACCTGCGGGTCCCGCCGACACCGCGCGCGATCCTGTCGATCACCGACTGGGAGTGGCACCGGGCGGGCGTGGACGGCGCGCGCCGCCGCACCCTCGTCGCCGCGGCCCGGGTGGCCCACCGGCTGGAGGACGCGTGCGCGCTCGGCGGCGAGGCCGGGCGGGCGCTGCTGCGCACGGTGCCCGGCATCGGCGCGTGGACGGCGGCCGAGGTGGCGCAGCGCGCGTGGGGCGACGCGGACGCGGTCAGCTTCGGCGACTTCCACGTGGCCGGCCTGGTCGGCTGGGCCCTGCTCGGCCGCCGCATCGACGACGACGCCATGGCCGCCGAACTGGCCGTCTACGCGCCGCAGCGGCAGCGGGCGGTCCGCTACGTCCTCGCGGCGGGACTCGGCAAGCCCCGCTTCGGCCCCCGCTCCAGCCCGCGCGACCACCGCGCCCGGTGA
- the cofD gene encoding 2-phospho-L-lactate transferase, with amino-acid sequence MKVVVLVGGVGGARFLVGLKRLLAGPGHEITAVVNTGDDVWMHGLRICPDLDTCMYTLGGGIDAERGWGRAGETWAVKEELAAYGADPTWFGLGDRDVATHLVRTRMLRAGYPLSAVTEALCHRWEPGVRLLPMSDDRVETHVVVDDDGGEKAIHFQEWWVRHRAALPAKSFASVGAETATPGPGVVDALAGADAVLIAPSNPVVSVGTILAVPGVRDALRKTEAGVVGLSPIVGGKPLRGMADACLSAIGVETSAEAVGRHYGSRRTTDKGVLDGWLVHTGDRCDVPGVAVRAVPLLMSDVDATAAMAKAALDLAGVEVG; translated from the coding sequence GTGAAGGTCGTCGTACTGGTGGGCGGGGTTGGCGGGGCTCGGTTCCTGGTGGGGCTCAAGCGCCTCCTGGCCGGGCCGGGGCATGAGATCACCGCCGTGGTGAACACGGGTGACGACGTGTGGATGCACGGGTTGCGGATCTGCCCCGACCTGGACACCTGCATGTACACCCTCGGTGGCGGGATCGACGCCGAGCGCGGCTGGGGCCGGGCGGGCGAGACGTGGGCCGTGAAGGAGGAGCTGGCCGCCTACGGCGCGGACCCGACGTGGTTCGGGCTGGGCGACCGGGACGTGGCCACGCACCTGGTGCGGACGCGGATGCTGCGCGCCGGATACCCGCTGTCGGCCGTGACCGAGGCGCTGTGCCACCGGTGGGAGCCGGGCGTGCGGCTGCTGCCGATGTCCGACGACCGGGTGGAGACGCACGTCGTCGTGGACGACGACGGCGGGGAGAAGGCGATCCACTTCCAGGAGTGGTGGGTGCGGCACCGGGCGGCGCTGCCGGCGAAGTCGTTCGCCTCGGTGGGCGCGGAGACCGCGACCCCGGGTCCGGGCGTGGTCGACGCGCTGGCGGGTGCGGACGCGGTGCTGATCGCGCCGTCGAACCCGGTGGTGAGCGTCGGCACGATCCTGGCCGTGCCGGGGGTGCGCGACGCGCTGCGCAAGACCGAGGCGGGCGTGGTGGGGCTCTCGCCGATCGTCGGCGGCAAGCCGCTGCGCGGGATGGCCGACGCGTGCCTGTCCGCGATCGGCGTGGAGACCTCCGCCGAGGCGGTCGGCCGCCACTACGGTTCGCGCAGGACGACCGACAAGGGCGTGCTGGACGGCTGGCTCGTGCACACCGGCGACCGCTGCGACGTGCCGGGCGTGGCGGTGCGCGCGGTGCCGCTGCTGATGTCCGATGTGGACGCGACCGCCGCGATGGCGAAGGCCGCCCTGGACCTGGCCGGTGTCGAGGTTGGCTGA
- a CDS encoding NUDIX hydrolase — protein sequence MSVEDLHADAVATLGGWRPADRTQESLRQAYLGFLAAREDGCLRSCEPGHVTASALVLNATADATLLTLHPRVGRWLQLGGHCEPTDTTLAGAALREATEESGIRGLRVEPTPIHLDVHPITCSLGKPTRHFDVRYLVRAPVGARPTRSAESVDLQWWPLDSMPANVDDLFPMIEAALARLR from the coding sequence GTGAGCGTCGAGGACCTGCACGCGGACGCCGTGGCCACGTTGGGCGGGTGGCGTCCCGCCGACCGCACCCAGGAGTCGCTGCGGCAGGCGTACCTGGGGTTCCTGGCGGCGCGGGAGGACGGCTGCCTGCGCTCGTGCGAGCCGGGGCACGTCACCGCGTCGGCGCTGGTGCTGAACGCGACGGCCGACGCGACCCTGCTCACCCTGCACCCGAGGGTGGGCCGCTGGCTCCAGCTGGGCGGGCACTGCGAGCCGACCGACACGACGCTCGCCGGCGCCGCGCTGCGCGAGGCGACCGAGGAGTCGGGCATCCGGGGCCTGCGCGTCGAGCCGACGCCGATCCACCTCGACGTGCACCCGATCACGTGCTCGCTGGGCAAGCCGACGCGCCACTTCGACGTCCGCTACCTGGTGCGGGCCCCGGTCGGCGCCCGGCCGACGCGCAGCGCCGAGTCGGTCGACCTCCAGTGGTGGCCGCTCGACTCGATGCCCGCGAACGTGGACGACCTGTTCCCGATGATCGAGGCGGCCCTGGCGCGGTTGCGCTGA
- a CDS encoding metallopeptidase family protein yields the protein MARGSRRQGAPRRRSRDRHGRGLRGPLYPATLPAARSRAERFDALVLEALEPIEARWRTELTQLDVAVDDVPDVAPNDDDGDVVEDGNVPLARLVPAGADRRARIVLYRRPLEARAKDGADLSDLVHDVLVEQVANYLGLDPDVIDGE from the coding sequence ATGGCTCGGGGTTCACGGCGGCAGGGCGCTCCGCGGCGGCGCAGCCGCGACCGGCACGGTCGGGGACTGCGGGGTCCGCTGTACCCGGCGACGCTGCCGGCGGCGCGCAGCCGTGCCGAGCGGTTCGACGCGCTGGTGCTGGAGGCGCTGGAACCGATCGAGGCGCGGTGGCGAACCGAGCTGACCCAGTTGGACGTGGCGGTCGACGACGTGCCCGACGTGGCGCCGAACGACGACGACGGCGACGTGGTCGAGGACGGCAACGTGCCGCTGGCCCGCCTCGTGCCCGCGGGCGCCGACCGGCGTGCCCGGATCGTCCTCTACCGCCGCCCCCTGGAAGCGCGGGCCAAGGACGGCGCCGACCTGTCCGACCTGGTGCACGACGTCCTGGTCGAGCAGGTGGCCAACTACCTGGGCCTGGACCCCGACGTGATCGACGGCGAATAA
- a CDS encoding site-2 protease family protein, giving the protein MKRSAVRPSPLFLSLLAVTVAGAVLTLFDESRVALTGGTVLFVLGGWAVSLCLHEFGHAIVAYRGGDHAVRAKGYLTLDIRRYTDPVLSIVLPLVLLAFGGIPLPGGAVWINHHALRDRRVESMVSLAGPLSNLLLGFLLAMSVVFFSPPLGLAAALSYLAMLQVLAFVLNILPIPGLDGWGAVEPYMSYSARQFGAKARQWAPFVLFAVLIGFPTVARLFFDASYAVFGLVGGEDWLAGRGQRTFMFWR; this is encoded by the coding sequence GTGAAGCGATCAGCGGTGCGTCCGAGTCCACTGTTCCTCAGCCTGCTCGCGGTGACGGTGGCGGGCGCCGTGCTGACCCTGTTCGACGAGTCGCGGGTCGCCCTGACCGGCGGCACGGTGCTCTTCGTGCTGGGCGGGTGGGCGGTCTCGCTGTGCCTGCACGAGTTCGGTCACGCGATCGTGGCGTACCGGGGCGGCGACCACGCCGTGCGGGCCAAGGGCTACCTGACCCTGGACATCCGCCGCTACACCGACCCGGTGCTGAGCATCGTGCTGCCGCTGGTGCTGCTGGCGTTCGGCGGCATCCCGCTGCCCGGCGGCGCGGTGTGGATCAACCACCACGCGCTGCGCGACAGGCGGGTGGAGTCGATGGTGTCGCTGGCCGGGCCGCTGTCGAACCTGCTGCTGGGCTTCCTGCTGGCGATGTCGGTGGTGTTCTTCTCGCCGCCGCTGGGCCTGGCCGCGGCCCTGTCCTACCTGGCGATGCTCCAGGTCCTGGCGTTCGTGCTGAACATCCTGCCGATCCCGGGCCTGGACGGCTGGGGCGCGGTCGAGCCGTACATGTCGTACTCGGCGCGGCAGTTCGGCGCGAAGGCCCGGCAGTGGGCGCCGTTCGTGCTGTTCGCGGTGCTGATCGGGTTCCCGACCGTCGCCCGGCTGTTCTTCGACGCCTCGTACGCGGTGTTCGGGCTGGTCGGGGGTGAGGACTGGCTCGCCGGGCGCGGCCAGCGGACCTTCATGTTCTGGCGCTGA
- a CDS encoding DUF3499 domain-containing protein, which yields MRSVRRCSRTGCANPAVATLTYAYADSTAVVGPLATYSEPHSYDLCEEHALRLTAPRGWEVVRHQGEFRPPEPTVDDLTALAEAVREAGRTPAIEVPEVPAGTIRRGHLRVLPDPRED from the coding sequence GTGCGGAGCGTGAGACGGTGCTCGCGAACCGGGTGCGCTAACCCGGCAGTCGCCACGCTCACGTACGCCTATGCGGACTCCACGGCGGTCGTCGGGCCCCTCGCGACCTACTCCGAACCGCACTCCTACGACCTCTGCGAGGAGCACGCGCTGCGCCTCACCGCGCCCCGCGGCTGGGAGGTCGTGCGGCACCAGGGCGAGTTCCGGCCGCCGGAGCCGACCGTCGACGACCTGACCGCCCTCGCGGAGGCCGTGCGCGAGGCGGGGCGCACACCCGCGATCGAGGTCCCCGAAGTGCCCGCGGGCACGATCAGGCGCGGCCACCTGAGGGTCCTGCCCGACCCGCGCGAGGACTGA